Proteins encoded within one genomic window of Fusarium musae strain F31 chromosome 4, whole genome shotgun sequence:
- a CDS encoding hypothetical protein (EggNog:ENOG41), giving the protein MAVLSTLKELVECLTGPYLFMGIAMRFLPGTLLEVIRNKDFRTLFSPSRFKDVWFGNFWAFIGPQVKANAENRVIPLLEGRVRNGHMGDEVVGEPIDGVVLEIGAGTGMWADVFAKVNVGVNNQGDADGELRRRKGGNGLTRVYGIEPNPKSAATLRRRVKEIGLDDIYEVVPVGIESINDPEAWDGRIEPESVDCIVTILCLCSIPEPDKNIKLLYQSLKKGGRWYAYEHVRINENRGVLLRAYQWVTGLVWSQVMGSCRICRSTGKSLREAGPWEKIDLAQPEGEARFGILPHVVGTLTK; this is encoded by the exons ATGGCAGTTCTTTCAACCCTCAAGGAGCTCGTGGAGTGCCTCACTGGCCCCTATCTTTTCATGGGAATCGCTATGCGTTTCCTTCCCGGCACCCTTCTCGAGGTTATCAGGAACAAGGACTTCCGAACTTTGTTCTCGCCATCCCGCTTCAAGGATGTTTGGTTCGGCAACTTCTGGGCTTTCATCGGACCGCAGGTAAAAGCCAACGCTGAGAACCGTGTCATTCCATTACTCGAAGGTCGTGTGAGAAATGGACATATGGGAGACGAAGTTGTTGGAGAGCCCATCGACGGTGTCGTTCTTGAGATCGGTGCGGGGACCGGAATGTGGGCGGATGTGTTTGCCAAAGTCAACGTTGGAGTGAACAACCAAGGAGACGCGGATGGAGAATTGAGGCGAAGAAAAGGAGGCAACGGTTTGACTCGCGTATATGGCATTGAGCCAAATCCCAAGTCTGCGGCAACTCTGCGACGACGAGTGAAGGAGATTGGCCTCGATGATATCTATGAGGTCGTCCCAGTGGGCATTGAATCCATCAACGATCCAGAGGCTTGGGATGGGCGCATTGAGCCAGAAAGTGTCGATTGCATCGTCACAATTTTGTGTCTCTGCAGTATTCCTGAGCCtgacaagaacatcaagcttCTGTATCAGAGTCTCAAAAAAGGGGGCCGATGGTATGCCTATGAGCATGTGCGCATCAATGAGAACAGGGGCGTCCTCTTGCGTGCCTATCAAT GGGTTACTGGTCTTGTGTGGTCACAAGTCATGGGGTCGTGCCGCATTTGCCGATCGACAGGGAAATCGTTAAGAGAAGCCGGACCATGGGAGAAGATTGACCTAGCACAGCCTGAAGGAGAGGCAAGATTTGGCATTCTTCCCCATGTTGTTGGAACATTAACCAAATAA